A genomic segment from Bradyrhizobium sp. ISRA430 encodes:
- a CDS encoding MFS transporter, producing the protein MARVGNTSIPSSARWEFGKSATVVAVACMIGALFAGSTIATPLYVIYKQQFGFSQITLTLIYAVYVVGNLTALLVFGRISDEIGRRRAAAIAMGIAIVGALVFLLARGVASLYVARVLSGLAIGIGAGTGTAWLAELIAEQDRSRATVIATVANFTGLGLGALVAGLLAEYVALPLRIPFVAYLATLVVVAALLAFARETVERPLGTFARVSIRPRASVPSSIRSRFVAPAVTGFGAMALVAFFAALAPSVLANELHEASHAVAGAIFLELAAAVALVIALTRSLSSRTAMLWSLGLMLPSLALLVIAQFMESLGIMIAATAICGVAAGLGYRGSLQVVNQIAPDDRRAEVVSAYFICCFLGNALPVIGIGILSTLISSTVASLVFAVTIAVFAVVALAFGLKYQVE; encoded by the coding sequence ATGGCAAGAGTTGGCAACACCTCGATTCCATCATCGGCAAGATGGGAGTTCGGCAAGAGCGCAACCGTCGTTGCGGTCGCCTGCATGATCGGCGCACTGTTCGCCGGCAGCACGATCGCAACCCCGCTCTACGTCATCTACAAGCAGCAGTTCGGTTTCTCCCAGATCACGTTGACCTTGATCTATGCCGTTTACGTCGTCGGAAACCTGACCGCGCTTCTGGTGTTTGGCCGGATCTCCGACGAGATCGGACGCCGGCGCGCTGCGGCCATTGCCATGGGCATCGCCATCGTGGGCGCGCTCGTGTTCCTGTTAGCGCGCGGGGTTGCCTCGCTTTACGTTGCACGGGTGCTGAGCGGCCTTGCGATCGGGATCGGCGCAGGAACCGGCACTGCGTGGCTTGCGGAACTGATCGCCGAACAGGATCGTTCGCGCGCCACCGTGATCGCGACGGTCGCGAACTTCACCGGCCTTGGTCTCGGCGCGTTGGTTGCCGGTCTGCTGGCCGAATATGTCGCGCTTCCGCTGCGAATACCGTTCGTTGCTTATCTCGCAACGCTGGTCGTGGTCGCGGCACTTCTTGCCTTTGCCCGCGAGACCGTGGAGCGGCCGCTCGGTACATTTGCCCGGGTGTCGATACGGCCGCGTGCGAGCGTCCCATCATCCATCCGGTCCCGGTTCGTCGCGCCGGCGGTGACCGGTTTCGGCGCCATGGCCCTCGTCGCCTTCTTCGCCGCGCTCGCTCCGAGCGTGCTCGCGAACGAGCTGCACGAAGCCAGCCACGCCGTTGCAGGAGCGATCTTCCTCGAGCTTGCGGCCGCCGTGGCCCTCGTCATCGCCCTGACCCGCTCGCTGTCGAGCCGCACCGCGATGCTATGGTCGCTCGGTCTCATGCTGCCGAGCCTTGCGCTGCTCGTGATCGCACAGTTCATGGAGTCGCTGGGCATCATGATCGCGGCCACCGCGATCTGCGGAGTGGCGGCGGGCCTCGGCTATCGCGGCAGCCTGCAGGTGGTAAACCAGATCGCGCCCGATGATCGGCGCGCCGAGGTGGTCTCGGCCTATTTCATCTGCTGTTTCCTCGGCAACGCGCTTCCGGTCATCGGCATCGGCATCCTCTCGACCCTGATCAGCTCGACCGTGGCGAGTCTGGTCTTTGCCGTGACCATCGCAGTCTTTGCGGTGGTCGCACTGGCGTTTGGGCTGAAATACCAGGTCGAGTAG
- a CDS encoding MFS transporter, giving the protein MPVKSLELQSLPQARNARNAQAASSLTLAAMSLGYGVVQLDVTIVNTALDAMGKTLGGGVAELQWVVSAYTIAFAAFILTAGALGDRIGAKRIFMAGFAIFTAASLACALSPNAAVLIGARLAQGLAAAILVPNSLALLNHAYADDRARGRGVAVWAAGASLALTAGPFIGGGLITLVGWRAIFLVNLPIGVMGLWLTWHYADETTRAPSREIDLPGQLAAIGALGALAGAIIEAGALGWAHPAVFGAFAAAAILGGLFVWQESRAAQPMLPLSLFSHRLFALTSLVGLLVNVAIYGLIFVLSLYFQRINGLSAWWTGLAFVPMMGAVLPVNLLAPRVAERIGPCPTIVVGTCISALGCIGLLWIGAGTSYWAICAQLIAISGGLGLLVPPLTSTLLGSAEKARSGIAAGVLNATRQTGSVLGVALFGSLVAGEGAFMAGLHLSLLVSAAVLLLAAAVIGLGASPRA; this is encoded by the coding sequence ATGCCGGTAAAATCTCTCGAGCTGCAATCGTTGCCGCAGGCAAGGAACGCACGGAACGCGCAAGCCGCGTCTTCACTGACGCTTGCTGCCATGAGTCTCGGCTATGGCGTGGTGCAGCTCGACGTCACTATCGTCAATACCGCGCTCGATGCGATGGGCAAGACGCTCGGCGGCGGTGTCGCCGAACTGCAATGGGTGGTCAGCGCCTACACCATCGCCTTTGCGGCCTTCATCCTGACCGCCGGCGCGCTCGGCGACCGCATCGGCGCCAAGCGCATCTTCATGGCAGGGTTCGCCATCTTCACCGCGGCCTCGCTCGCCTGCGCGCTGTCGCCCAATGCGGCCGTGCTGATCGGGGCGCGGCTGGCCCAGGGACTGGCGGCGGCGATCCTGGTGCCGAATTCGCTGGCGCTGCTGAACCATGCCTACGCGGATGATCGCGCGCGCGGCCGCGGCGTTGCGGTGTGGGCCGCCGGCGCGAGCCTGGCGCTCACCGCAGGCCCCTTCATCGGCGGTGGCCTGATTACGCTGGTCGGCTGGCGCGCGATCTTTCTGGTCAATCTGCCCATCGGCGTGATGGGCCTGTGGCTGACCTGGCACTATGCCGACGAGACTACGCGCGCCCCCTCGCGCGAGATCGACCTGCCCGGCCAACTCGCTGCGATCGGCGCGCTGGGTGCACTCGCCGGTGCGATCATCGAAGCCGGCGCGCTCGGCTGGGCCCATCCCGCCGTGTTCGGAGCCTTCGCCGCGGCCGCGATCCTCGGAGGACTGTTCGTATGGCAGGAGAGCCGCGCAGCGCAGCCGATGCTGCCGCTGTCGCTGTTCAGCCATCGGCTGTTCGCACTGACCTCGCTCGTCGGCCTTCTTGTAAACGTTGCGATCTACGGCCTGATCTTCGTGCTCAGCCTGTACTTTCAGAGGATCAATGGGCTGTCGGCGTGGTGGACCGGGCTTGCCTTCGTGCCGATGATGGGCGCCGTGCTGCCGGTCAACCTGCTGGCGCCGCGCGTGGCCGAGCGCATCGGCCCATGCCCGACGATCGTCGTCGGCACCTGCATTTCGGCGCTCGGCTGCATCGGCCTGCTCTGGATCGGCGCCGGGACGAGCTACTGGGCGATCTGCGCGCAGCTCATCGCGATCAGCGGCGGGCTCGGGCTGCTCGTGCCACCGTTAACCTCGACCTTATTGGGCAGTGCGGAGAAGGCCCGCTCCGGCATTGCCGCCGGAGTCCTTAACGCGACGCGGCAGACCGGTAGCGTGCTAGGCGTCGCGCTGTTCGGCTCCCTGGTCGCGGGCGAAGGCGCGTTCATGGCGGGCCTGCATCTGTCGCTGCTCGTTTCAGCCGCCGTGCTGCTGCTTGCGGCCGCCGTGATCGGACTCGGCGCATCGCCGCGCGCATGA
- a CDS encoding EAL domain-containing protein: MYQVLYCLTDEHDWRLVALGGAVCLLASAAAISLFHRARAAHGGARVAWITLDAAVAGGGIWATHFIAMLAYGPGAAGAYDIPVTLLSLIFAIAVTFIGLSISVSTTRRPLVALGGAVVGGGVAAMHYTGMMALDIPADISWATGTVTVSIVLGIIFGSLALFVAGRSDSLSDALGATVLLTVAIVSHHFTAMGAVQLTPDPARAIGGLSIPPASMSFLTASAAVAIIAIALVAALLDRRAKGELGRQQVVLDTALENMSQGLCMFDSEGKILLFNERYAAMLRRSDMQLTGRLLLDVLKEEQAKGQWNGDPDQFFARIVEDARGGRTTTDVVKRFGRSIRVVNQPMQGGGWVATFEDITEWLEAQAKISHMARHDALTNLPNRMLFHERLEQGLRVAKANDQLAVLCLDLDHFKDINDSLGHPIGDALLQQVGRRLAACVGENDTVARLGGDEFAVVQLGRSEEAAATVLAGRLVEVISAPYEIADHQIVIGVSIGISLSPQDGSNPDELLKNADLALYRAKADGRGTYRFFEAGMDARAQARRLLEMDLRAALQRSEFEVHYQPIRDVASDRVVAFEALLRWNHPQRGLISPISFIPLAEETGLIVQLGELVLRRACADAATWPDDIGVAVNLSPVQFKSPNLIASVVDALESSGLAARRLELEITESVLLQNSEATLAILHELRAKGVRISLDDFGTGYSSLSYLRSFPFDKIKIDRSFVSELATREDSMAIIRAVTGLGRSLGIVTTAEGVENDAQLELLRREGCTQAQGYLFSKPRPASDVAMMLERPRLRASA, encoded by the coding sequence ATGTACCAAGTTCTTTACTGTCTCACCGACGAGCATGATTGGCGCCTCGTCGCGCTCGGCGGCGCGGTGTGCCTGCTCGCCAGCGCGGCGGCGATCAGCCTGTTTCACCGGGCGCGCGCGGCGCACGGAGGGGCTCGTGTGGCGTGGATCACGCTCGACGCTGCTGTCGCCGGCGGCGGCATCTGGGCAACGCATTTCATCGCGATGCTGGCCTATGGTCCCGGCGCCGCGGGCGCCTACGACATTCCGGTGACGCTCCTCTCGCTCATCTTTGCGATCGCCGTCACCTTCATCGGGCTGAGCATCTCGGTGTCGACCACGCGCCGTCCCCTGGTCGCGCTTGGCGGCGCCGTCGTCGGTGGCGGCGTGGCAGCGATGCACTATACCGGCATGATGGCGCTCGATATCCCCGCGGATATCAGTTGGGCGACCGGTACCGTGACGGTATCGATCGTGCTCGGCATCATTTTCGGATCGCTTGCCTTGTTCGTCGCTGGACGAAGCGACAGCCTGTCGGACGCTCTGGGCGCGACAGTCCTGCTGACCGTCGCCATCGTCTCACATCATTTCACGGCCATGGGCGCGGTGCAGTTGACGCCCGATCCCGCGCGCGCGATCGGCGGGTTGTCGATCCCGCCGGCTTCGATGTCCTTCCTCACCGCCAGCGCTGCGGTCGCGATCATCGCGATTGCGCTCGTGGCGGCGCTGCTCGACCGCCGCGCCAAGGGTGAGCTGGGACGTCAGCAGGTCGTGCTGGACACCGCGCTCGAGAACATGTCGCAGGGGCTGTGCATGTTCGATTCCGAGGGCAAGATCCTGCTGTTCAATGAGCGCTATGCGGCGATGCTGCGCCGCTCCGACATGCAGCTCACCGGCCGCCTGCTCCTCGATGTCTTGAAGGAAGAGCAAGCTAAGGGTCAGTGGAACGGCGATCCCGACCAGTTCTTCGCGCGTATCGTGGAGGACGCCCGCGGCGGCCGTACGACGACCGATGTTGTCAAGCGGTTCGGCCGCTCGATCCGCGTCGTCAACCAGCCGATGCAGGGCGGCGGCTGGGTCGCGACCTTCGAGGACATCACTGAATGGCTCGAGGCGCAGGCGAAGATCTCGCACATGGCACGCCACGATGCGCTCACCAATCTGCCGAACCGCATGCTGTTCCACGAGCGGCTGGAGCAGGGGCTTCGCGTGGCGAAGGCGAACGATCAGCTCGCGGTGCTCTGCCTCGATCTCGATCACTTCAAGGACATCAACGATTCCCTCGGTCATCCGATCGGCGATGCGCTGCTGCAGCAGGTCGGCCGCAGGCTCGCCGCCTGCGTCGGGGAGAACGACACCGTGGCGCGTCTCGGCGGCGACGAGTTCGCCGTAGTCCAGCTCGGCCGGTCGGAAGAGGCCGCCGCGACGGTCCTCGCCGGCCGCCTCGTCGAGGTGATTTCCGCGCCCTACGAGATTGCCGATCATCAGATCGTGATCGGTGTCTCGATCGGCATCTCGCTGTCGCCGCAGGACGGCAGCAATCCGGACGAGCTGTTGAAGAATGCCGACCTGGCGCTGTACCGCGCCAAGGCGGACGGCCGCGGCACCTATCGCTTCTTCGAGGCAGGCATGGATGCGCGCGCGCAAGCGCGGCGCCTTCTGGAAATGGATTTGCGCGCGGCGCTGCAACGGAGCGAGTTCGAGGTCCACTACCAGCCGATCCGCGACGTTGCCAGCGATCGCGTCGTCGCCTTCGAAGCGCTGCTGCGCTGGAACCATCCGCAGCGCGGCCTGATCTCGCCCATCAGCTTCATTCCGCTGGCCGAGGAGACCGGACTGATCGTGCAGCTCGGCGAGCTCGTGCTGCGTCGCGCCTGCGCGGATGCGGCGACCTGGCCGGACGATATCGGCGTCGCCGTCAACCTGTCGCCGGTCCAGTTCAAGAGCCCGAACCTGATTGCATCCGTCGTCGACGCACTGGAATCGTCGGGACTTGCGGCGCGTCGCCTCGAACTCGAGATCACCGAGTCCGTCCTGCTCCAGAACAGCGAGGCGACGCTTGCCATCCTGCACGAGCTGCGCGCCAAGGGCGTGCGGATCTCGCTCGACGATTTCGGCACCGGCTATTCCTCGCTGAGCTATCTGCGCAGCTTCCCGTTCGACAAGATCAAGATCGACCGCTCCTTCGTGTCGGAGCTTGCGACCCGCGAGGACTCCATGGCGATCATCCGCGCCGTGACGGGCCTGGGGCGAAGCCTCGGCATCGTGACCACGGCGGAAGGTGTCGAGAACGACGCGCAGCTCGAACTGCTGCGGCGTGAAGGCTGCACCCAGGCGCAGGGTTATCTGTTCAGCAAGCCGAGGCCGGCCTCCGACGTGGCGATGATGCTGGAACGGCCGCGGCTGCGCGCCTCGGCGTAA
- a CDS encoding YdcF family protein, protein MSAMDRSIRVPTADEVAEINRTHLIDTPLLPADLLFMFGTREDVALRVEAAARLWRDGYFRWSIVSGGVTPGSEQSECTIIKAAMAAAGIPADRILEEHRAMNTGENVILSLPIIDAALGLQNIRSVICLGNTWTARRYPMTLHRHWPDVTKMLLTVDSFPTPRALWHTDAEFRRRILHEWDKIEPYKARGFIAEWPQG, encoded by the coding sequence ATGTCAGCCATGGATCGCAGCATCCGCGTGCCGACGGCCGATGAGGTCGCCGAGATCAACCGGACCCATCTGATCGATACGCCACTCTTGCCGGCCGACCTGTTGTTCATGTTCGGCACGCGCGAGGACGTCGCGTTGCGCGTCGAGGCCGCCGCGCGGCTCTGGCGCGACGGCTATTTCCGCTGGTCTATTGTCAGCGGCGGCGTGACGCCGGGCTCGGAGCAATCCGAGTGCACGATCATCAAGGCGGCGATGGCCGCGGCAGGCATTCCGGCGGACCGGATCCTGGAGGAACATCGCGCGATGAACACCGGCGAGAACGTGATCCTCTCGCTGCCGATCATCGACGCGGCGCTGGGACTGCAAAACATCCGCAGCGTGATCTGCCTCGGCAACACCTGGACCGCGCGGCGCTACCCGATGACGCTGCACCGGCATTGGCCGGATGTTACGAAGATGCTGCTCACAGTCGACAGCTTTCCAACCCCGCGCGCGCTCTGGCACACCGATGCCGAATTCCGCCGCCGCATCTTGCACGAATGGGACAAGATCGAGCCGTACAAGGCGAGGGGCTTTATCGCGGAATGGCCGCAAGGCTGA
- a CDS encoding PLP-dependent aminotransferase family protein — MSKFEYVKLADAIAADISNGTLKPGDRLPPQRNFAYDRGIAVSTASRVYTELLRRGLVVGEVGRGTFISGDVKREIEVMSEPRDARIDFEVNYPLLPQQWAMIAKSLAGLERIDALESVLRASTSTGTKSARNAAAAYLARKEWTPQADQIVFTANGKQSIAAALAALVPTGGRCGVEALTYPYVKSIAARLGVTLVPIAMDEYGARPDAVQKAHREAHLTALYIQPTIHNPLGVTMNAARRADIIRVAEKLELTIIEDTVYGFLADETPLAALAPDRCLVLDSLSKKVAPGLALGILVAPPRLRESVMSAVRTGGWIASGHALAAGQRLMADGTVAELTRLKRIDATRRQQAAARHLAGYQISADTRSYHLWLTLPPHWRSQTFVAAAARRGIALTPSSTFAIAHGHAPNAVRLALAPPSPEQLDAGLRTIASLLGTKEEDFDSTE; from the coding sequence ATGTCCAAGTTCGAGTATGTGAAGCTGGCCGACGCCATTGCGGCCGATATCTCTAACGGGACGTTAAAACCGGGCGACCGGCTGCCGCCGCAGCGCAATTTTGCCTATGACCGCGGCATTGCGGTCTCGACCGCGAGCCGGGTTTATACCGAGCTGCTGCGCCGCGGGCTCGTGGTCGGCGAGGTCGGCCGCGGCACCTTCATCTCCGGCGACGTCAAGCGCGAGATCGAAGTGATGAGCGAGCCGCGCGACGCACGCATCGATTTCGAGGTCAATTATCCGCTGTTGCCGCAGCAATGGGCGATGATCGCCAAGAGCCTTGCGGGACTGGAGCGCATCGACGCGCTCGAATCCGTGCTGCGCGCCTCGACCAGCACCGGCACGAAGAGCGCGCGCAATGCCGCGGCCGCCTATCTCGCGCGCAAGGAGTGGACGCCGCAGGCCGACCAGATCGTCTTTACCGCCAACGGCAAGCAATCGATTGCCGCCGCGCTCGCCGCACTCGTGCCGACGGGCGGCCGTTGCGGCGTCGAGGCGCTTACCTACCCCTACGTCAAGAGTATCGCGGCACGGCTCGGGGTCACCCTCGTCCCGATCGCGATGGACGAGTACGGCGCGCGTCCCGACGCGGTCCAGAAGGCGCATCGCGAGGCACACCTCACCGCGCTGTATATCCAGCCCACGATCCACAATCCGCTCGGCGTCACCATGAATGCGGCGCGCCGCGCGGACATCATCCGCGTCGCCGAGAAGCTCGAACTCACCATCATCGAGGACACCGTCTACGGCTTCCTCGCCGACGAAACGCCGCTAGCCGCGCTCGCCCCGGACCGCTGCCTCGTGCTCGACAGCCTGTCCAAGAAGGTCGCTCCGGGTCTCGCGCTCGGCATCCTGGTCGCGCCACCTCGCCTGCGCGAGAGCGTGATGAGCGCGGTCCGGACCGGCGGATGGATCGCCTCGGGCCATGCGCTCGCAGCCGGGCAACGGCTGATGGCCGACGGCACGGTCGCCGAGCTGACACGGCTGAAGCGCATCGACGCCACACGACGCCAGCAGGCTGCAGCGCGGCATCTCGCCGGCTATCAGATCTCGGCCGACACGCGCTCGTATCATCTGTGGCTCACGCTGCCGCCGCATTGGCGCTCGCAGACCTTCGTCGCCGCAGCAGCCCGGCGCGGCATCGCGCTGACGCCGTCCTCGACGTTTGCGATCGCACATGGTCACGCGCCGAACGCCGTGCGGCTCGCCCTCGCACCGCCCTCGCCCGAGCAGCTCGATGCCGGCCTGCGCACGATTGCCTCCTTGCTCGGCACCAAGGAAGAGGATTTCGACTCGACGGAGTAG
- a CDS encoding DUF1127 domain-containing protein, translating to MTTISQTAGQNLRPSGGFFRALASGAYALFERLERRSAIKTLNELDDRALRDIGITRCQIEDAVYGQVKAELTRYL from the coding sequence ATGACCACGATCTCGCAAACTGCCGGGCAGAATTTACGCCCATCGGGCGGATTTTTCCGCGCGCTTGCCAGCGGCGCCTATGCGCTGTTCGAGCGCCTGGAGCGCCGCTCCGCCATCAAGACGCTGAACGAGCTCGACGACCGCGCGCTGCGCGACATCGGGATCACGCGCTGCCAGATCGAGGACGCCGTCTACGGGCAGGTCAAGGCCGAGCTGACGCGGTATCTGTAG
- a CDS encoding universal stress protein, whose translation MFKSILVPIDLADTDLAKPAIATAATLSQTWSGTIRLLNVLPMTPVMLAEYVPADFDEQQRQTSEEALAIVARESGIEPARISSVVRQGGIYHEILEEAAHMKADLIVMTSHRPAMRTYFLGSNAGHVVRYAKCSVLVVRH comes from the coding sequence ATGTTCAAGTCCATTCTCGTGCCCATCGACCTCGCCGACACCGATCTGGCAAAGCCGGCGATTGCGACCGCGGCGACGCTGTCGCAGACTTGGAGCGGAACGATACGGCTGCTCAACGTGCTGCCGATGACGCCGGTTATGCTCGCCGAATATGTGCCGGCGGATTTCGACGAGCAGCAGCGCCAGACCTCGGAGGAAGCGCTCGCCATCGTCGCACGCGAGTCCGGCATCGAGCCGGCGCGCATCTCCAGCGTGGTGCGCCAGGGCGGCATCTATCACGAGATTTTGGAGGAAGCGGCCCACATGAAGGCCGATTTGATCGTCATGACCTCGCACCGGCCGGCGATGCGCACCTATTTCCTGGGCTCAAATGCCGGGCATGTCGTGCGCTACGCCAAGTGCTCGGTGCTGGTCGTACGGCACTAA
- a CDS encoding histidine phosphatase family protein, which translates to MRRLMLLRHAKTETDAPSGRDRDRRLDDRGHRDAAQMGDWLAAHPPFPEVVLVSHAVRARQTWDIAWETMKDRVAAPQVEILPELYGADPAQILDSIRTATAPAAPRRLMLIGHNPGMHEVALMLMGGGDPAGAKALAHNLPTAGLAIFDFDVKDWEDVAYRRGKLVLFVSPKLLRLG; encoded by the coding sequence ATGCGCCGTTTGATGCTGCTGCGTCACGCCAAGACCGAGACTGACGCACCCAGCGGCCGTGACCGGGATCGCCGGCTCGACGACCGCGGCCACAGGGATGCGGCGCAAATGGGGGACTGGCTGGCCGCCCATCCGCCGTTCCCCGAGGTCGTGCTGGTGTCTCACGCCGTCCGGGCGAGGCAGACCTGGGACATTGCCTGGGAGACGATGAAGGACCGCGTCGCAGCGCCGCAGGTCGAAATCCTGCCGGAACTCTACGGCGCCGATCCGGCGCAGATCCTGGATTCCATTCGCACTGCAACCGCGCCCGCCGCCCCCAGGCGGCTGATGCTGATCGGCCACAATCCCGGCATGCATGAGGTCGCCCTGATGCTGATGGGCGGCGGCGATCCGGCCGGCGCCAAGGCGCTCGCCCACAACCTGCCTACCGCGGGACTTGCGATCTTCGACTTTGACGTCAAGGATTGGGAAGACGTGGCCTACCGCCGCGGCAAGCTGGTGCTGTTCGTCAGCCCCAAGCTGCTTCGACTGGGATGA
- a CDS encoding FAD-binding oxidoreductase: MSETFTSMSQKEEAGFRERELLTFDLDADICVIGAGLAGLSVALEAARLGASVAVLEGRHVGWNASGNQLGTVMPGFALPLAELVERIGFEDARELWTLSKEGAEFVRANATEANMPGIGVSDGVLEVSNVDAGDRLISRLQMLNEDFDTEVEGWQVDRVRDVLGTDRYFHGVYYPRAFQVDGRKYVHGLAALARRAGARIFEDTPVVSIDHSGIRKRIVTPSARLRATHIVLAGNIHLGAPLKRLSETLLPVSRYAGITAPLGERIHDIIAFKGSVMDSDGIDHFRIVDGDRLMWESPETTWAARPQRFAGAVRRRIRTIFPELGNVEIADMFGGATGQTVHGMPQIGELRKGLWVASGFGRQGMNTSAMAGQLIARSILRGDERWRLFSPFELVWAGGATGRVAGQLVGIWTRASSSAAGSLARYREKARVKEREREARLAEANRAAGTGPRRPHPGHPPVRPAAPPERAPVAGSRAGEEEPLSQ; encoded by the coding sequence ATGAGCGAGACTTTCACAAGCATGTCCCAGAAAGAAGAAGCCGGCTTTCGTGAGCGCGAGCTGCTGACATTCGATCTCGACGCCGACATCTGTGTCATCGGCGCCGGTCTCGCCGGGCTTTCCGTGGCGCTGGAGGCGGCCCGGCTCGGCGCCAGCGTCGCCGTGCTCGAGGGGCGTCACGTCGGCTGGAACGCCTCGGGCAACCAGCTCGGCACGGTGATGCCGGGCTTCGCGCTGCCGCTTGCCGAGCTGGTCGAGCGCATCGGGTTCGAGGACGCGCGCGAATTGTGGACGCTGTCGAAGGAGGGGGCCGAGTTCGTTCGCGCCAATGCCACCGAGGCGAACATGCCGGGCATTGGCGTTAGCGACGGCGTGCTGGAAGTATCCAATGTCGATGCCGGCGACCGGCTGATCAGCCGCTTGCAGATGCTCAATGAGGATTTCGACACGGAAGTCGAGGGCTGGCAGGTCGATCGCGTCCGCGACGTGCTCGGGACCGATCGGTATTTCCACGGCGTGTACTATCCGAGGGCATTCCAGGTCGACGGGCGCAAATATGTGCATGGTCTTGCGGCGTTGGCGCGGCGGGCGGGTGCGCGCATCTTCGAGGATACGCCGGTGGTCAGCATCGATCATTCCGGCATCCGCAAGCGCATCGTCACACCGTCGGCGCGGCTGCGCGCCACTCACATCGTGCTCGCGGGAAACATCCATCTTGGCGCGCCATTGAAGCGCTTGTCGGAGACGTTGCTGCCGGTGTCGCGCTATGCCGGGATCACCGCGCCGCTCGGCGAGCGCATCCATGACATCATCGCATTCAAGGGCTCGGTGATGGATTCCGACGGCATCGACCATTTCCGCATCGTCGATGGCGACCGGCTGATGTGGGAGAGCCCGGAAACCACCTGGGCCGCACGCCCGCAGCGTTTCGCCGGCGCCGTCAGGCGGCGGATCCGGACCATCTTCCCCGAGCTCGGCAATGTCGAGATCGCCGACATGTTCGGCGGCGCCACCGGACAGACCGTGCACGGCATGCCGCAGATCGGCGAGCTGCGCAAAGGTCTGTGGGTGGCGAGCGGTTTTGGCCGCCAGGGCATGAACACCTCGGCCATGGCCGGACAATTGATCGCGCGTAGCATCCTGAGGGGAGACGAGCGCTGGCGGCTGTTCTCGCCGTTCGAGCTGGTGTGGGCGGGAGGCGCGACGGGAAGGGTTGCAGGCCAGCTCGTCGGGATTTGGACCAGGGCGAGTTCCAGCGCCGCGGGCTCGTTGGCCCGCTATCGCGAAAAGGCGCGGGTCAAGGAGCGTGAGCGGGAGGCGCGGCTCGCCGAAGCCAACCGGGCCGCAGGTACGGGTCCGCGGCGCCCGCACCCAGGGCACCCGCCGGTGCGGCCTGCCGCCCCGCCGGAACGGGCACCAGTGGCAGGCAGCAGGGCCGGGGAGGAGGAACCTCTCTCGCAATAA
- the msrB gene encoding peptide-methionine (R)-S-oxide reductase MsrB, translated as MFDRRILLTTVAGLFGLSALRWLRASPAEAGEKAAEKFEIEKTEAEWRAQLTPQQYEILRNHGTERPGSSPLLKEHRKGVFACAGCDLPLFSSDTKFESGTGWPSFYQPIEGNVGKTEDRTYGMVRTEVHCRRCGGHLGHVFDDGPKPTGLRYCIDGFGLVFHPATPSAT; from the coding sequence ATGTTTGACCGCCGCATCCTGTTGACGACTGTCGCCGGCCTGTTCGGCCTTTCGGCCCTCCGCTGGCTGCGAGCATCACCTGCCGAGGCCGGTGAGAAGGCCGCGGAAAAGTTCGAGATCGAGAAGACCGAGGCCGAGTGGCGTGCCCAACTCACGCCGCAGCAATACGAAATCTTGCGTAACCATGGCACCGAGCGGCCGGGCTCCAGCCCGCTTCTCAAGGAGCACCGCAAAGGCGTCTTTGCCTGTGCCGGCTGCGACCTGCCGCTGTTCTCGTCCGACACCAAGTTCGAGAGCGGCACGGGCTGGCCGAGCTTCTACCAGCCGATCGAGGGCAATGTCGGCAAGACCGAAGATCGGACCTACGGCATGGTCCGCACCGAGGTGCATTGCCGCCGCTGCGGCGGCCATCTCGGCCATGTCTTCGACGATGGTCCGAAGCCGACCGGACTGCGCTACTGCATCGACGGTTTCGGGCTGGTCTTCCACCCGGCGACGCCGTCCGCGACGTAG